In Belonocnema kinseyi isolate 2016_QV_RU_SX_M_011 chromosome 4, B_treatae_v1, whole genome shotgun sequence, a single window of DNA contains:
- the LOC117170900 gene encoding carbonic anhydrase 7-like has translation MNEQHFLAIILLSLILGANAFNYKDAKNWGEKYPKCNGKNQSPIDMKSYPIIPREFPKGLKKLKLTDFDKLPTKVSIKNTGHTVELRADYSGKPPKISSGNLHGIYVFEKITFHWAKKRVGPVMDGVTFDDLANNLKKVESINSTTDIPPFVITGAVDPVPAYLFYKGSLDYPPCSESVTWFLYDSEVFITADLLNGLRKVKLSEGDVSNFRPAQPINNRQIKTMMTE, from the exons ATGAACGAGCAGCATTTTTTGGCGATTATTCTCCTTAGTCTTATTTTAGGAGCAA aCGCATTCAATTATAAAGATGCTAAAAATTGGGGggaaaaatatccaaaatgtaATGGGAAAAATCAATCTCCCATAGATATGAAGTCATATCCCATTATTCCTCGAGAATTTCCAAAGGGtctcaaaaaactgaaattgacagactttgataaattaccaacaaaagtGTCCATTAAAAATACTGGCCACACTG TGGAATTAAGAGCTGACTATTCTGGAAAACCACCAAAGATTAGTTCTGGAAACCTTCACGGAATTtacgtatttgaaaaaatcacCTTTCATTGGGCCAAAAAAAGg GTTGGACCTGTAATGGACGGAGTTACCTTTGACGACCTGGCCAACAATTTAAAGAAGGTAGAATCCATAAATTCCACAACAGACATACCCCCGTTCGTCATAACAGGTGCTGTAGATCCAGTTCCAGCGTATCTATTTTACAAAGGATCTTTGGATTATCCACCTTGCTCGGAATCTGTGACTTGGTTCTTATATGATTCTGAAGTCTTTATTACTGCGGATCTG CTTAATGGACTCAGGAAAGTAAAGTTGTCCGAAGGAGACGTGTCGAATTTCAGACCTGCGCAGCCGATAAATAATCGTCAAATTAAGACGATGATGACTGAGTAA